From Scylla paramamosain isolate STU-SP2022 chromosome 16, ASM3559412v1, whole genome shotgun sequence, one genomic window encodes:
- the LOC135108218 gene encoding uncharacterized protein DDB_G0287625-like produces the protein MIRLPQCTRKKRRRNPAKHHGANCHLRRNTHNTLENPEIPITPLRTPETSTTPLRTSNTHNTLENSNNTHNTPENPRNTHNTLENSNNTHNTLENPRSTHNTPENPRNTHNTLENSNNTHNTLENPSNTHNTLENPSSTYKLQITL, from the exons ATGATCCGCCTGCCGCAGTGCACTCGCAAGAAGCGGCGCCGCAACCCAGCCAAGCACCACGGCGCTAATTGCCACCTCCGCCG aaATACCCataacacccttgagaacccagaAATACCCataacacccttgagaaccccagaaACATCCacaacacccttgagaacctcaAACACCCACAACACCCTAGAAAACTCCAATAACACCCACAACACCCCTGAGAACCCCAGAAACACCCACAACACCCTAGAAAACTCCAATAACACCCacaacacccttgagaaccccagaaGCACCCACAACACCCCTGAGAACCCCAGAAACACCCACAACACCCTAGAAAACTCCAATAACACCCacaacacccttgagaaccccagtaaTACCCacaacacccttgagaaccccagtaGCACCTACAAACTTCAGATAACGCTTTGA